The Gossypium hirsutum isolate 1008001.06 chromosome D07, Gossypium_hirsutum_v2.1, whole genome shotgun sequence genome includes the window aaatattatctatGCATAATATCATTGCTTTtaaatcatattaaatcaatttgagtTTTATCATTTACTAAATCTCTAATTTTGCTTCAAACTATCTTTGAGATAAGAAAACATAAGTTAAACCCCACAAGTACACATACCTCCAAAGTCCAaaatgactttggaaaattaagCAACAAACCATAATATTCATACATTAATCcatcaacatatttaatttcataacaaaatataaattgtcCATCAACATATTTAGAAGGAAAGTATCTTAAAAAGCTACCGAAGAAACATCATCATCCTCATCGTCGTCATCGTCGTCATCGTCCTTTTTGCAAccaatttctaacatgaaataagaataaataattagataatcaaattgatgaaaaaataatataaaattcgaacaataaaacgagaataataaTTACCTGTTGAAAATCCCTTAGCTCGCATCCAATCATCCAAGCAAACAACGGCTTGAACTATTTTTGGCTTAAGTGAACTCCTCAAAGGTGTGATAACTTTCTTACCCATGCTAAAAGCCGACTCGGAAGCTACAGTCGATATTGGAATTGCCAAAAGATCACGAGCCAATAATGAAAGCTCATTGTATCGAACTGAACTTTTGCTCCAATAATCTAAAACATCTATTTGACTATTCAACTCAAGCTCCGGTTCTTCCAAATAAATGTCCAACTGTGACTTCTCACTCCTAGTGCTAGATTCATTTAAATACCGTTTATAATCATCACTCTCATCAAAATATCCCCCAAAATCAGCACTACTATGATTGTGTTCATCCAAACCAGAATCAACAGGAATTTTATCCGAAACATTAGAACTCCCAGCCAAAGAGGAAGACGTGGATTTAGATTTCTTAATATACTCATCAAACAAGAGTCTAAGATTGCTAAGAATGGTCTCAACAAAATCTGAAGCATGAATACCATAGATTGTATTAAAGCAATACTGCACATAATTCAACTTGTAACGAGGATCTAAAATTGCAGCACATGACAATATCAACGAATACTCAGCCCAATACTTATTAAATTTCTCTTGCATTTGCTTAACCATTGGAGTTAAAAACGAATGAGGACCTTTAACTGTATCAAGCAAGACCTTGTGAACCTTCCAAACTCCTCTAAAATAAAGATTAGCCGTTGGATAATTAGAACCAGAAAAAACACAAGTCACATCATAAAAGACTTTCAAAAATTTGCAAAGAATAGCAACATTACTCCACTCCTCATTAGAAAGTGCAAACATTTGATAATCCTTATCCCGTTGGCCCCAATAATCTAGCACATCTTTATAGTAAAGAGAAGATTCAAGCATCAAATAAGTAGAATTCCATCTCACACACACATCTTGACGTAACTTTTTGgtcacattcaaatg containing:
- the LOC121219421 gene encoding zinc finger BED domain-containing protein DAYSLEEPER-like; this translates as MLESSLYYKDVLDYWGQRDKDYQMFALSNEEWSNVAILCKFLKVFYDVTCVFSGSNYPTANLYFRGVWKVHKVLLDTVKGPHSFLTPMVKQMQEKFNKYWAEYSLILSCAAILDPRYKLNYVQYCFNTIYGIHASDFVETILSNLRLLFDEYIKKSKSTSSSLAGSSNVSDKIPVDSGLDEHNHSSADFGGYFDESDDYKRYLNESSTRSEKSQLDIYLEEPELELNSQIDVLDYWSKSSVRYNELSLLARDLLAIPISTVASESAFSMGKKVITPLRSSLKPKIVQAVVCLDDWMRAKGFSTEIGCKKDDDDDDDDEDDDVSSVAF